One stretch of Cohnella algarum DNA includes these proteins:
- a CDS encoding ROK family transcriptional regulator: MSVTTGDQAMIKRLNTAIVLEAILRDAPLSRARISETTGLNKATVSSLVQDLIDSKLVVETGTGASSGGRKPVMLEFVATAGYAIGIDLGVDDVRGVLTDLRGNVVLERRAPLPSFDPDRVFGELRPFIQQLMDEAPTSPFGIVGIGVGVPGLVDRQGSVLFAPNMDWRDVPLREALSRTFNLPVMIDNEANAGALGEQKFGSGRGVSNIVYISVGIGIGTGLILRRSLYKGASGFSGELGHMTIEAGGKLCRCGNRGCWELYASELALREAESGKGRADLDSALAAAEAGDAETRALFARIGEYIGIGIANIVNVFNPNAVVIGNRMSRARPWLEEAVRRTVEERALGFHLHNVNLLYAELGDRSAVMGAAEMAISAFFDRLKSA, encoded by the coding sequence ATGAGCGTGACAACAGGCGATCAGGCGATGATCAAGCGTTTGAATACGGCGATCGTGCTGGAGGCGATTTTGCGCGACGCCCCGCTTTCGAGAGCCAGAATTTCCGAAACGACCGGACTGAACAAAGCGACCGTCTCGAGTCTCGTTCAGGATTTGATCGACAGCAAGCTGGTCGTCGAGACCGGCACGGGCGCGTCCAGCGGGGGCCGCAAGCCGGTCATGCTGGAATTCGTGGCGACGGCGGGCTATGCGATCGGCATCGATCTTGGCGTGGACGACGTGCGAGGCGTATTGACCGACCTGCGCGGCAACGTCGTGCTGGAGCGGAGAGCGCCGCTCCCCTCGTTCGACCCCGACCGCGTGTTCGGGGAGCTGCGCCCGTTCATTCAGCAATTGATGGACGAGGCGCCGACCAGCCCGTTCGGGATCGTCGGCATCGGCGTCGGCGTCCCGGGACTTGTCGATCGGCAAGGCTCGGTGCTGTTCGCTCCGAACATGGACTGGCGGGACGTCCCGCTGCGCGAAGCGCTGAGCCGCACGTTCAACCTGCCCGTCATGATCGACAACGAAGCCAATGCGGGGGCGCTCGGCGAGCAAAAATTCGGAAGCGGACGAGGCGTTTCCAACATCGTTTATATTAGCGTGGGCATCGGGATCGGCACGGGGCTCATTTTGCGCCGCAGCCTGTACAAGGGGGCGTCCGGCTTTTCCGGCGAGCTCGGCCATATGACGATCGAGGCCGGCGGCAAGCTTTGCCGGTGCGGCAACCGCGGCTGCTGGGAGCTGTACGCTTCGGAGCTGGCCCTCCGGGAAGCCGAAAGCGGCAAAGGCCGCGCCGATTTGGACTCGGCGCTTGCGGCGGCGGAAGCCGGAGATGCCGAAACGCGGGCTTTGTTCGCCCGCATCGGCGAGTACATCGGCATCGGCATCGCCAACATCGTCAACGTATTCAATCCGAACGCCGTCGTCATCGGCAACCGGATGAGCCGGGCCCGGCCGTGGCTGGAGGAAGCCGTGCGGCGGACGGTGGAGGAGCGGGCGCTCGGCTTCCACCTGCACAACGTCAACCTTTTGTATGCCGAGCTCGGCGACCGTTCCGCCGTCATGGGCGCGGCCGAGATGGCCATTTCCGCGTTTTTCGACCGGTTGAAATCGGCGTAA
- the xylB gene encoding xylulokinase: MKYVIGVDLGTSAVKTLLVSEDGTVRAEATREYPLYHEKSGWSEQEPEDWVTGTAESVKELIERSGVAPEEIEGMSFSGQMHGLVLLDAELRPVRRAILWNDTRTTEQCRQIEAKLGDKLLAILRNPALEGFTLPKIEWVRQHEADKFAKAASFLLPKDYVRYRLTGAVHMDLSDAAGTLMLDVAGKKWSEDVLKTFGLPASFCPPLVEAGALVGTLSEEAARLTGLSPATKVFAGGADNACGAIGAGIVKPGVTLCSIGTSGVILTYEPDASADYKGKVHFFNHGKENAFYAMGVTLGAGYSLSWFRNTFAKGESYDALLAGVGDLPPGAGGLLFTPYLVGERTPHADSVIRASFVGVDGSHTRTHFARAVMEGITFSLNETVDILRKAGKTVDTIVSIGGGAKNPVWLQMQADIFRADVVALENEQGPGLGAAMLAAAGCGWFPSLDECADVFVKRATVYRPDPERSRRYAELFRVYQDVYGQTKGLNEALAAFRK, from the coding sequence ATGAAATACGTCATCGGCGTCGACCTGGGCACGAGCGCGGTGAAGACGCTGCTTGTTTCCGAAGACGGGACGGTGCGCGCGGAAGCGACGCGGGAGTATCCTTTATATCATGAAAAATCGGGCTGGAGCGAACAAGAGCCGGAAGATTGGGTAACGGGCACGGCCGAGTCCGTGAAAGAGCTGATCGAGCGCTCCGGCGTCGCGCCGGAAGAGATCGAAGGGATGAGCTTCTCCGGGCAAATGCACGGCCTCGTGCTGCTCGATGCGGAGCTTCGCCCCGTGCGGCGGGCGATATTGTGGAACGATACCCGGACGACCGAGCAGTGCCGGCAAATCGAAGCGAAGCTGGGAGACAAGCTGCTCGCGATCCTGCGCAACCCGGCGCTGGAGGGCTTCACCCTGCCGAAAATCGAATGGGTTCGCCAGCATGAGGCGGACAAGTTCGCGAAGGCCGCAAGCTTCTTGCTGCCTAAAGACTACGTGCGCTACCGCCTGACCGGGGCGGTTCATATGGATCTGTCGGACGCGGCCGGAACGCTGATGCTGGACGTCGCAGGCAAAAAGTGGAGCGAGGACGTGCTGAAAACGTTCGGTCTTCCGGCGTCCTTCTGCCCCCCGCTCGTGGAAGCGGGCGCCCTGGTCGGCACGCTGTCCGAAGAAGCGGCGCGGCTTACGGGACTTTCGCCCGCGACGAAGGTGTTCGCGGGCGGCGCCGACAATGCCTGCGGAGCGATCGGCGCGGGCATCGTGAAGCCGGGCGTGACGCTGTGCAGCATCGGCACGTCGGGCGTTATTTTGACGTACGAGCCGGATGCGTCGGCCGATTACAAGGGCAAGGTGCACTTTTTCAATCACGGCAAGGAAAACGCGTTTTACGCCATGGGCGTCACGCTCGGCGCGGGCTACAGCCTGAGCTGGTTCCGCAACACGTTTGCCAAGGGCGAATCGTACGACGCGCTGCTTGCCGGCGTCGGCGATCTGCCGCCGGGAGCGGGCGGCCTGCTGTTCACCCCGTACCTTGTCGGGGAGCGCACGCCGCACGCCGATTCCGTCATTCGCGCCAGCTTCGTCGGCGTCGACGGCTCGCATACCCGCACGCATTTCGCGCGCGCGGTCATGGAAGGCATTACGTTCTCGCTGAACGAGACGGTGGATATTTTGCGCAAGGCGGGCAAGACGGTCGACACGATCGTCTCGATCGGCGGCGGCGCGAAAAATCCCGTCTGGCTGCAGATGCAGGCGGATATTTTCCGGGCGGACGTCGTCGCGCTCGAGAACGAGCAAGGGCCGGGCCTGGGCGCGGCGATGCTGGCCGCGGCCGGCTGCGGCTGGTTCCCGTCGCTTGACGAATGCGCCGACGTTTTCGTGAAGCGCGCGACCGTCTATCGACCGGATCCCGAGCGCTCCCGCCGTTACGCCGAGCTGTTCCGGGTTTACCAGGACGTATACGGCCAGACGAAAGGCTTGAATGAAGCGCTTGCCGCTTTCCGAAAGTAA
- a CDS encoding MFS transporter: MASSATARPAAASTAAALPVLLAISLVHMMNDSMQAVVPALYTVLEDSLSLSYAQVGWVTFVLNMTSSVMQPLVGAYTDRRSSAHMLIGGVALSLLGIIGLAFAPSFWAVLLAVLFIGLGSAIFHPEGSRVVYFAAGGRRGFAQSVYQVGGNAGSSLAPLMTVFVFVPLGQIGAAWGSAFAVVAFAAVLAIIPWYRNRLRQFNAEKTAARSAKGKTGTGALQSHPRAAFAMSLLVFIVFARSWYHSGIGSYYQFFLIEDYGLSAKQAQIPLFLFLAFGVAGTFMGGVLADKIGLKKMIVLSIAGAIPFSLLLPYLPLSLVYPVISILGFILLSGFSVAVVYAQHLMPAKVGMASGLTTGLAFGMGAIGAVVLGKAADVFGMTSVMQTVAFLPVVGLLALLLPSDRPKSA; the protein is encoded by the coding sequence TTGGCTTCATCCGCAACCGCCAGACCGGCCGCCGCCTCGACGGCTGCCGCGCTGCCCGTATTGCTGGCGATCAGTCTCGTTCATATGATGAACGATTCGATGCAAGCGGTCGTTCCGGCGCTGTACACGGTGCTGGAAGATTCGCTCAGCCTGTCCTACGCCCAGGTAGGGTGGGTTACGTTCGTTCTGAACATGACGTCATCCGTTATGCAGCCGCTCGTCGGCGCCTACACCGACCGCCGTTCGTCCGCGCATATGCTGATCGGCGGCGTCGCGCTCAGCTTGCTCGGGATTATCGGGCTTGCGTTCGCCCCGTCGTTCTGGGCCGTTTTGCTCGCGGTTTTGTTCATCGGCCTCGGTTCGGCCATTTTTCACCCCGAAGGTTCGAGAGTCGTTTACTTTGCGGCCGGCGGCCGGCGCGGCTTCGCGCAGTCCGTCTACCAGGTCGGCGGAAACGCGGGCAGCTCGCTCGCGCCGCTGATGACCGTCTTCGTGTTCGTCCCGCTCGGGCAGATCGGCGCCGCATGGGGCTCGGCGTTCGCGGTCGTCGCTTTTGCCGCGGTGCTGGCGATCATCCCCTGGTACCGCAACCGGCTCCGGCAGTTCAACGCCGAGAAAACGGCCGCCCGTTCGGCCAAAGGGAAGACGGGAACCGGAGCGCTGCAAAGTCATCCGCGGGCCGCGTTCGCCATGAGCCTTCTCGTCTTCATCGTGTTTGCCAGATCGTGGTATCATTCCGGAATCGGCAGCTATTATCAATTTTTCCTGATCGAAGACTACGGATTATCGGCCAAACAGGCGCAAATTCCGCTGTTTCTATTCCTGGCCTTCGGGGTGGCCGGCACGTTTATGGGCGGGGTGCTCGCCGACAAGATCGGGCTGAAAAAGATGATCGTGCTCTCAATCGCGGGAGCGATCCCGTTTTCGCTGCTGCTGCCGTATTTGCCCTTGTCCTTGGTATATCCGGTCATCTCGATCCTCGGGTTTATTTTGCTGTCGGGCTTCTCGGTCGCGGTCGTGTACGCCCAGCATTTGATGCCGGCGAAAGTCGGGATGGCTTCGGGCCTGACGACGGGGCTCGCCTTCGGCATGGGGGCGATCGGCGCCGTCGTTCTCGGCAAGGCCGCGGATGTGTTCGGCATGACTTCCGTCATGCAGACGGTCGCCTTTTTGCCGGTGGTCGGGCTGCTCGCGCTGCTGCTGCCGAGCGATCGCCCCAAATCGGCGTAA
- a CDS encoding NAD(P)/FAD-dependent oxidoreductase, producing the protein MWDVIVVGGGPSGLMAAIAAAEGGAAVLLLDKGDKLGRKLAISGGGRCNVTNNKDTQELIRFLPGNGRFLTSALSRFGSREIAAFFEDLGIALKEEDNGRMFPVTDRAKTVVDTLVGRVRGAGVEVRVFQKVDKVLYAEGRAAGVRLESGERLFSRCVVVATGGKSVPHTGSTGDGYPWAEEAGHTITELYPTEVPIKSSEKWIEQRELQGLSLRDVNLTVLDGRGKSVVSHEGDMIFTHFGLSGPAALRCSQFVVITARAGKGPVTIAIDLFPGEHAEQLAAGWGAAAKAEPRKAVKTIVKAKLPERMVPLLLRLSGLDPDGGVANVPKAAWLGLAQLCKSFPVRASGTLSIEEAFITGGGVHVKEINPSTMESKRTPGLFFCGEVLDVHGYTGGYNITAAFASGRAAGTAAAEACRSGQA; encoded by the coding sequence ATGTGGGATGTCATTGTCGTCGGCGGGGGGCCCTCGGGCTTGATGGCCGCCATCGCGGCGGCGGAAGGAGGAGCGGCCGTCCTGCTCCTCGACAAGGGGGACAAGCTCGGGCGCAAGCTCGCTATTTCGGGCGGCGGGCGCTGCAACGTGACGAACAACAAGGATACGCAGGAGCTCATTCGCTTTTTGCCCGGGAACGGCCGGTTTTTGACCAGCGCGCTGTCCCGATTCGGAAGCCGGGAAATCGCCGCTTTTTTCGAAGATCTCGGCATCGCCTTGAAGGAAGAGGACAACGGCCGCATGTTTCCGGTTACGGATCGGGCGAAAACGGTCGTCGATACGCTCGTCGGGCGCGTGCGCGGCGCCGGCGTCGAAGTTCGCGTGTTCCAAAAGGTGGACAAGGTGCTGTACGCGGAAGGCCGCGCGGCCGGCGTGCGGCTCGAATCCGGGGAGCGGCTCTTTTCGCGATGCGTCGTCGTCGCGACCGGCGGGAAATCCGTCCCGCATACCGGCTCCACCGGGGACGGCTATCCGTGGGCGGAGGAGGCGGGGCATACGATCACGGAGCTGTATCCGACCGAGGTGCCGATCAAGTCGAGCGAAAAATGGATCGAGCAGCGGGAGCTGCAGGGACTTTCGCTGCGCGACGTCAACTTGACCGTATTGGACGGCCGGGGCAAAAGCGTCGTCTCGCACGAGGGCGATATGATTTTTACGCATTTCGGGCTTTCGGGACCGGCTGCGCTGCGCTGCAGCCAATTCGTCGTCATAACCGCGCGGGCGGGCAAAGGGCCGGTCACGATCGCCATCGACCTTTTCCCCGGGGAGCATGCGGAACAGTTGGCTGCCGGCTGGGGCGCCGCCGCGAAAGCCGAGCCGCGCAAGGCCGTCAAAACGATCGTGAAAGCAAAGCTCCCGGAGCGGATGGTCCCGCTTCTGCTGCGGCTCTCCGGCCTGGACCCGGACGGCGGCGTCGCGAACGTTCCCAAAGCGGCCTGGCTGGGGCTCGCGCAATTGTGCAAAAGCTTTCCGGTCCGGGCGTCGGGCACGCTTTCGATCGAGGAAGCGTTCATCACCGGCGGCGGGGTCCACGTCAAGGAAATCAATCCGTCCACGATGGAGTCCAAGCGGACGCCGGGACTTTTTTTCTGCGGAGAGGTGCTGGACGTCCATGGCTATACCGGCGGCTACAATATAACGGCGGCGTTCGCTTCCGGTCGCGCGGCCGGCACGGCCGCCGCGGAGGCTTGCAGGTCGGGGCAAGCCTGA
- the xylA gene encoding xylose isomerase yields the protein MSFFPNVPEIKYEGRGSKNPFAYKHYNAKEVVLGKTMEEHLRISVAYWHTFNANGTDPFGAGTAVRSWDSLSPLDRSKARVEANFELLQKLGVPYYAFHDADIAPEGATLAETNKNIDVIVAKLKEYQQATGKKLLWNTANLFTNPRYVFGASTSNNAEVFAYSAATIKKMLEVGKELGAENYVFWGGREGYESLLNTDMALELDNLARMLQMAVDYAKEIGFEAQFLIEPKPKEPTKHQYDFDAATTLSFLQKYDLKKHFKLNLEANHATLAGHTFEHELRVAAINDALGSIDANQGDYLLGWDTDEFPFDLYSTTLAMFEIVKAGGLGKGGVNFDAKVRRTSFEDEDLFFAHIAGIDAFAHGLKAAAKLVEERIIDDILDARYASYKEGIGAEIVSGKASLKSLEAYVLNEQKPIVNKSGRLEQIRATLNEVIFSV from the coding sequence ATGAGCTTTTTCCCTAATGTTCCCGAAATCAAGTATGAAGGACGCGGCTCCAAAAATCCGTTTGCCTACAAGCACTACAACGCGAAGGAAGTCGTGCTCGGCAAGACGATGGAAGAACATCTGCGCATCTCGGTTGCGTATTGGCATACATTCAACGCGAACGGCACCGACCCGTTCGGCGCGGGCACTGCGGTCCGCAGCTGGGATTCCCTGTCTCCGCTCGACAGATCGAAAGCGCGCGTGGAAGCGAACTTCGAACTGCTGCAAAAGCTCGGCGTTCCCTATTATGCGTTCCATGACGCGGACATCGCTCCGGAAGGCGCGACGCTCGCCGAAACGAACAAAAATATCGACGTCATCGTCGCCAAGCTGAAAGAATACCAGCAAGCGACCGGCAAGAAGCTGCTGTGGAATACGGCCAACCTGTTTACGAATCCGCGGTACGTTTTCGGCGCCTCCACGTCCAACAATGCCGAAGTGTTCGCTTACTCCGCCGCGACGATCAAGAAGATGCTCGAAGTCGGCAAGGAGCTGGGCGCGGAAAACTACGTCTTCTGGGGCGGCCGCGAAGGCTACGAGTCGCTGCTCAATACCGATATGGCGCTTGAGCTCGACAACCTGGCCCGCATGCTGCAAATGGCGGTCGACTATGCGAAGGAAATCGGCTTCGAAGCGCAGTTCCTGATCGAGCCGAAGCCGAAGGAGCCGACGAAGCACCAGTACGATTTCGATGCGGCGACGACGCTGTCGTTCCTGCAAAAATACGATCTGAAAAAGCACTTCAAGCTCAACCTCGAAGCGAACCACGCGACGCTGGCCGGCCATACGTTCGAGCACGAGCTGCGCGTAGCGGCCATCAACGATGCGCTCGGTTCCATCGACGCGAACCAGGGCGACTACCTCCTCGGCTGGGACACGGACGAATTCCCGTTCGATTTGTACAGCACGACGCTCGCCATGTTCGAAATCGTCAAAGCCGGCGGCCTCGGCAAAGGCGGCGTGAACTTCGACGCGAAAGTCCGCCGGACGTCGTTCGAAGACGAGGATCTGTTCTTCGCGCACATCGCCGGCATCGACGCGTTCGCGCACGGCCTGAAGGCGGCGGCGAAGCTGGTCGAGGAGCGCATCATCGACGACATTCTCGATGCCCGCTATGCCAGCTACAAAGAAGGCATCGGAGCGGAAATCGTTTCCGGCAAAGCTTCTCTCAAATCCCTTGAAGCTTACGTCCTGAACGAGCAAAAGCCGATCGTCAACAAATCCGGCCGCCTGGAGCAAATCCGGGCTACGCTGAACGAAGTTATTTTCAGCGTTTAA
- a CDS encoding ABC transporter permease yields the protein MNAGRRFRPAPLALSRIARFWREIWKCWRLTLDWTVQLYIVLPGLFVGANLYRDVWLNPPAWLDYANVQAVFAVLGMFMLRARVRTFAYEGDGLFLRRSGRWTKNMLHIGFGYTLLVRMLTAAAVLALLAPVLDLKFGWNLAIAFQAGLAAAFFGYAWTMARDGLERRLSGWRRPVALWGARIAFIFAWTAGMTAAVAHPVGLASAVFLLFIVSLLLALLRLRAKGTFAHELTVEGEAYSACIRFLFYDSGGLPKLPRRRKPLLSFSRLRLPGPRDTDRRAAELWLKAKLRDADNLQALLLFAVLGCAAVALSPVGLGLAAWPLIGLVALLWFRGQWQRWAAERFVAMLTWASGSLERAETIGVRAMFMPLFLLWGTALGCKIGLSFGGLYWIAVWIVPLIGWPAGWRGASWIIDGLRNRERKRREEDGKRREEEARHREA from the coding sequence GTGAACGCGGGACGAAGGTTCAGGCCCGCGCCGCTCGCGTTGTCCCGGATCGCTCGCTTCTGGCGCGAAATCTGGAAATGCTGGCGGTTGACGCTGGACTGGACCGTACAGCTGTACATCGTGCTTCCCGGCCTGTTCGTCGGGGCGAATCTGTACCGGGATGTGTGGCTGAATCCGCCGGCTTGGCTTGACTATGCGAACGTCCAGGCGGTATTCGCCGTTCTGGGCATGTTCATGCTCCGAGCCCGCGTCCGGACGTTCGCTTACGAAGGGGACGGGTTGTTTTTGCGCCGAAGCGGGCGGTGGACGAAGAACATGCTCCATATCGGATTCGGTTATACGCTGCTCGTCCGGATGCTGACGGCGGCGGCCGTTCTGGCGCTTCTTGCGCCCGTCCTTGACCTTAAGTTCGGCTGGAACCTCGCGATTGCCTTTCAGGCCGGCCTTGCCGCCGCTTTTTTCGGATACGCGTGGACGATGGCGCGGGATGGGCTCGAACGCCGTCTTTCGGGCTGGCGGCGGCCGGTCGCGTTATGGGGCGCGAGAATTGCTTTCATCTTCGCATGGACGGCCGGAATGACCGCAGCCGTCGCGCATCCGGTTGGGCTGGCTTCAGCCGTTTTCCTGCTCTTTATCGTTTCCCTTTTGCTTGCTCTGCTTCGGCTGCGGGCGAAAGGAACGTTCGCGCATGAATTGACGGTCGAAGGGGAGGCTTATTCCGCTTGCATCCGGTTTTTGTTTTACGATTCGGGGGGATTGCCGAAGCTGCCGAGAAGGCGAAAACCGCTGCTTTCGTTCTCGCGCTTGCGGCTTCCGGGGCCGAGAGACACGGACCGCCGCGCGGCCGAGCTGTGGCTGAAAGCGAAGCTAAGGGACGCGGATAACCTTCAGGCGCTGCTCTTGTTTGCCGTCCTCGGCTGCGCCGCCGTCGCGCTTTCGCCGGTCGGCCTGGGGCTCGCGGCATGGCCTCTGATCGGCCTCGTCGCGTTGCTTTGGTTCCGCGGGCAATGGCAGCGCTGGGCGGCGGAGCGGTTCGTCGCCATGCTGACCTGGGCGAGCGGCTCGCTCGAGCGCGCCGAAACGATCGGAGTCCGGGCGATGTTTATGCCGCTGTTTCTCCTGTGGGGCACCGCTCTCGGCTGCAAAATCGGTTTATCGTTCGGCGGGCTTTATTGGATTGCCGTATGGATCGTTCCCCTGATCGGTTGGCCTGCCGGATGGCGGGGGGCAAGCTGGATAATCGACGGCTTGCGCAACCGGGAACGGAAGCGTCGGGAGGAAGACGGGAAGCGCCGGGAGGAGGAGGCGAGACATCGGGAGGCCTAA
- a CDS encoding BrxA/BrxB family bacilliredoxin, which translates to MSMSFERYMLDMIQPMRDDLTRIGITELRTPEEVEEAFAEEKGTMLVVVNSVCGCAAGQARPGVAEALKHDALPDRLYTVFAGQDKEATAKAREYFAPYPPSSPSIALLKDGELVHFIERHQIENRSAGEIAGDLTAAFDRFCR; encoded by the coding sequence ATGTCGATGTCTTTCGAAAGATATATGCTGGACATGATTCAACCGATGCGCGACGACCTGACGCGGATCGGCATTACGGAGCTCAGGACGCCCGAGGAAGTGGAGGAGGCGTTCGCGGAGGAGAAGGGAACGATGCTCGTCGTCGTCAACTCCGTTTGCGGCTGCGCCGCAGGCCAGGCCCGTCCCGGCGTGGCCGAGGCGCTCAAGCACGACGCGCTGCCCGACCGCCTGTACACGGTGTTCGCCGGACAGGACAAGGAAGCGACGGCCAAGGCGCGCGAATATTTCGCGCCGTATCCGCCGTCTTCCCCTTCGATCGCGCTGCTGAAAGACGGCGAGCTCGTTCATTTCATCGAACGCCACCAAATCGAAAACCGCAGCGCAGGCGAAATCGCCGGCGATTTGACGGCTGCGTTTGACCGTTTCTGCCGCTGA
- the fucU gene encoding L-fucose mutarotase: protein MLYGISPLISPELLKVLMEMGHGDEIVIGDGNFPAASHAQRLIRCDGHGIPELLDAILRLFPLDPYVEKPVALMQVVPGDTVETPIWNEYLAVIRERAGLEAPFEEVERFAFYERAKKAYAVVATGESALYANVILKKGVVKP from the coding sequence ATGCTGTACGGAATATCTCCGCTCATCTCGCCCGAACTGCTTAAAGTGCTGATGGAAATGGGCCATGGCGACGAAATCGTCATCGGGGACGGGAATTTTCCCGCCGCGAGCCATGCGCAAAGATTGATCCGCTGCGACGGCCACGGCATCCCCGAGCTGCTGGACGCGATCCTGCGATTGTTCCCGCTCGACCCTTACGTGGAAAAGCCGGTCGCGCTCATGCAGGTCGTACCCGGCGATACGGTCGAAACGCCGATCTGGAACGAATACCTGGCGGTCATCCGGGAAAGGGCGGGACTCGAAGCGCCGTTCGAAGAAGTCGAGCGATTCGCTTTTTACGAAAGGGCGAAAAAGGCGTACGCGGTCGTCGCGACGGGCGAAAGCGCGCTGTACGCGAATGTCATTTTGAAAAAAGGCGTCGTCAAGCCGTAA
- a CDS encoding spore protein produces MSNPQFPSPEVRKPDSKSRRNRSPADKGYDKKLDGPNRPST; encoded by the coding sequence ATGTCCAATCCGCAGTTTCCTTCCCCGGAAGTTCGCAAGCCCGATTCGAAGAGCCGGCGGAATCGCTCGCCCGCAGACAAAGGTTACGATAAAAAGCTGGACGGGCCGAATCGTCCTTCGACCTGA
- a CDS encoding ABC transporter ATP-binding protein codes for MEEAQRFCLQAVIEEAGYEPGKPILRNMAFDVRPGERLGLLGPNGAGKSTVMKGLLGQLGHWKGRIVWNGEENGRAGGADSVRRIAYIPELPIIYDRFTLWEHLQLVAAAAEIPEERFERRAEQLLARFRLQKAKHEYPVRFSKGMQQKTMLIAAFLLEPELFLVDEPFIGLDPGAIMELLEALDEERARGAAVVLTTHVLDSAERLCDRFVLVHEGGIAASGTLADIRQAAGCPDGTPLFECFRVLTREEERP; via the coding sequence TTGGAGGAAGCTCAACGTTTTTGCCTGCAGGCCGTTATCGAGGAAGCCGGCTACGAGCCGGGCAAACCGATTTTGCGCAATATGGCGTTCGACGTGCGGCCGGGGGAGCGGCTCGGCCTGCTCGGACCGAACGGAGCCGGCAAAAGCACGGTCATGAAAGGGCTGCTCGGCCAGCTCGGCCATTGGAAGGGGCGGATCGTTTGGAACGGGGAGGAGAACGGCCGCGCTGGCGGCGCGGACTCCGTCCGCCGGATCGCCTATATCCCGGAACTGCCGATTATTTACGACCGGTTCACGCTTTGGGAGCATTTGCAGCTGGTCGCCGCGGCGGCCGAAATTCCCGAGGAACGGTTCGAGCGGCGCGCGGAGCAACTGCTGGCCCGGTTTCGCCTGCAAAAGGCGAAGCACGAATACCCGGTTCGCTTCTCGAAAGGCATGCAGCAAAAAACGATGCTGATCGCGGCTTTTTTGCTGGAGCCGGAACTGTTTCTCGTCGACGAGCCGTTTATCGGCCTTGATCCGGGCGCGATTATGGAATTGCTGGAGGCGCTCGACGAGGAACGGGCCCGCGGCGCGGCGGTCGTGCTGACGACGCACGTGCTGGATTCGGCGGAGCGGCTGTGCGACCGGTTCGTGCTCGTGCACGAGGGAGGCATCGCGGCGTCCGGGACGCTGGCCGACATCCGGCAGGCGGCGGGCTGCCCGGACGGGACGCCTTTGTTCGAATGCTTTCGCGTGCTGACGCGGGAGGAGGAGCGCCCGTGA
- a CDS encoding RrF2 family transcriptional regulator produces the protein MKNEKCGGAATPRWFGYALQSLVYLSHHACNQSRCPSGEIALKICTEATLTRRILALLAKADIVEAREGRDGGYALRKSPDTITLAEVYRALHIVDPLFSGMMDTANDGAIGTEVKPVFMEVVRESEKRLMDVLERRTIADLIRDVYGLQA, from the coding sequence ATGAAAAACGAGAAGTGCGGAGGAGCGGCCACGCCGAGATGGTTCGGTTACGCGCTGCAGTCTCTGGTTTATTTGAGCCATCATGCCTGCAACCAATCCCGATGTCCGAGCGGGGAAATCGCCCTGAAAATTTGCACCGAAGCGACGTTGACGCGCCGCATCCTGGCGCTGCTCGCCAAAGCCGACATCGTGGAGGCCCGCGAAGGCCGCGACGGCGGGTATGCGTTGCGGAAATCCCCGGACACGATCACGCTGGCGGAAGTTTACCGCGCCCTTCATATTGTCGATCCGCTGTTCTCGGGCATGATGGACACGGCGAACGACGGCGCCATCGGAACGGAAGTGAAGCCTGTTTTTATGGAAGTCGTCCGGGAATCGGAAAAGAGGCTCATGGACGTACTCGAGAGAAGAACGATCGCCGATCTGATCCGGGACGTGTACGGGCTTCAAGCTTGA